In Oncorhynchus clarkii lewisi isolate Uvic-CL-2024 chromosome 16, UVic_Ocla_1.0, whole genome shotgun sequence, one genomic interval encodes:
- the LOC139367994 gene encoding centrosomal protein of 55 kDa-like isoform X3 has protein sequence MASKSTKDIIVNKLGFKSSGSKQADMEMDRLRKENNHLKKMMDEISKRTARPPDLDKSKLLETLRERNTQQLLAKDKEVETLRQQLSSSGGEVVASLQSQLDQGRREAEHREKLFQSLSEETGNLKNNLVAVSARCQELEEQFPDFQNGRVPTGEVAVVQDHLRDALEKNQQWMVYDQQREAYVKAVLARTLELEQQLNQANQALQQQHKEGDSAAPEKSSPQLQEYYDKLLLQAKRDVEAQKEAAARAQGRYEERCREVAEAQEQLQAERLSRRHRVSEERKCLADRMRSERDSMDARLEDERKRSAELLLQVNLLQKSQLNQNEEQRRVAVLEQQIQLSAKDFENEKLDRHSLQHQLHKVLKELRKARDQITRLESSHQQSESRFSEPSSYNKLEFDRLSIEDPIPTSPSKSLLDESFLECPKCRAPYATSQHRELLAHLDYCFT, from the exons ATGGCATCAAAAAGCACCAAGGATATCATTGTCAACAAGTTAGGCTTTAAATCCAGTGGCTCAAAGCAAGCAGACATGGAAATGGACAGACTCAGGAAGGAAAATAATCACCTGAAGAAGATGATGgatgaaatatcaaaacgaacggCGAGGCCACCAGACTTGGACAAGAGCAAACTGCTAGAG ACATTAAGGGAGAGGAACACTCAGCAGCTGCTGGCAAAGGACAAGGAGGTGGAGACTCTGAGACAACAGCTGAGTTCCAGTGGGGGAGAGGTGGTGGCATCGCTCCAGTCTCAGCTGgaccaggggaggagagaggcagagcacaGAGAGAAACTCTTCCAGTCCCTCTCGGAGGAGACGGGGAACCTGAAGAACAACTTGGTGGCAGTGTCTGCAAGATGTCAGGAACTGGAAGAACAGTTTCCTGATTTCCAG AATGGCAGGGTCCCCACCGGTGAGGTTGCAGTAGTTCAGGATCACCTGAGAGAT GCTTTGGAGAAGAACCAACAGTGGATGGTTTATGACCAGCAGCGAGAGGCCTATGTCAAGGCAGTCCTGGCCAGAACCCTTGAGTTGGAGCAGCAACTAAATCAAGCCAACCAAGCtctccaacaacaacacaaagaaggCGATTCAGCCG CACCTGAGAAGTCTTCCCCCCAGCTGCAGGAGTACTACGACAAGCTTCTGCTGCAGGCCAAGCGGGACGTGGAGGCCCAGAAGGAGGCTGCTGCGCGGGCCCAGGGGAGGTACGAGGAGCGCTGCCGGGAGGTGGCCGAGGCCCAAGAACAGCTCCAGGCCGAGCGCCTCAGCAGGAGACACAGAGTCAGCGAGGAGAGGAAGTGCTTGGCTGACAGGATGAGGTCCGAGCGGGACAGCATGGACGCCAGGTTGGAAGACGAGAGGAAGAGGTCTGCTGAGCTTCTGCTGCAG GTGAATCTACTCCAGAAATCTCAGTTAAATCAAaatgaggagcagaggagagttgCTGTACTGGAACAGCAG ATCCAGCTGTCTGCCAAAGACTTTGAGAACGAGAAACTCGATCGGCACAGTTTACAGCATCAGTTGCACAAGGTCCTGAAAGAGCTGCGCAAGGCTCGGGACCAAATCACGAGACTGGAATCCAGCCATCAA CAGAGCGAGTCTCGTTTCTCTGAGCCAAGTTCTTACAACAAGCTGGAGTTTGATAGGCTGTCCATTGAGGATCCCATCCCCACCTCGCCCTCCAAAAGCCTTCTGGACGAGAGTTTCCTGGAGTGTCCAAAGTGTAGAGCCCCATACGCCACCAGTCAACACAGAGAACTGCTGGCCCACCTCGACTACTGTTTCACTTGA
- the LOC139367994 gene encoding centrosomal protein of 55 kDa-like isoform X2, with protein MASKSTKDIIVNKLGFKSSGSKQADMEMDRLRKENNHLKKMMDEISKRTARPPDLDKSKLLEKILSLETLRERNTQQLLAKDKEVETLRQQLSSSGGEVVASLQSQLDQGRREAEHREKLFQSLSEETGNLKNNLVAVSARCQELEEQFPDFQNGRVPTGEVAVVQDHLRDALEKNQQWMVYDQQREAYVKAVLARTLELEQQLNQANQALQQQHKEGDSAAPEKSSPQLQEYYDKLLLQAKRDVEAQKEAAARAQGRYEERCREVAEAQEQLQAERLSRRHRVSEERKCLADRMRSERDSMDARLEDERKRSAELLLQVNLLQKSQLNQNEEQRRVAVLEQQLSAKDFENEKLDRHSLQHQLHKVLKELRKARDQITRLESSHQQSESRFSEPSSYNKLEFDRLSIEDPIPTSPSKSLLDESFLECPKCRAPYATSQHRELLAHLDYCFT; from the exons ATGGCATCAAAAAGCACCAAGGATATCATTGTCAACAAGTTAGGCTTTAAATCCAGTGGCTCAAAGCAAGCAGACATGGAAATGGACAGACTCAGGAAGGAAAATAATCACCTGAAGAAGATGATGgatgaaatatcaaaacgaacggCGAGGCCACCAGACTTGGACAAGAGCAAACTGCTAGAG AAAATTCTGTCTCTGGAGACATTAAGGGAGAGGAACACTCAGCAGCTGCTGGCAAAGGACAAGGAGGTGGAGACTCTGAGACAACAGCTGAGTTCCAGTGGGGGAGAGGTGGTGGCATCGCTCCAGTCTCAGCTGgaccaggggaggagagaggcagagcacaGAGAGAAACTCTTCCAGTCCCTCTCGGAGGAGACGGGGAACCTGAAGAACAACTTGGTGGCAGTGTCTGCAAGATGTCAGGAACTGGAAGAACAGTTTCCTGATTTCCAG AATGGCAGGGTCCCCACCGGTGAGGTTGCAGTAGTTCAGGATCACCTGAGAGAT GCTTTGGAGAAGAACCAACAGTGGATGGTTTATGACCAGCAGCGAGAGGCCTATGTCAAGGCAGTCCTGGCCAGAACCCTTGAGTTGGAGCAGCAACTAAATCAAGCCAACCAAGCtctccaacaacaacacaaagaaggCGATTCAGCCG CACCTGAGAAGTCTTCCCCCCAGCTGCAGGAGTACTACGACAAGCTTCTGCTGCAGGCCAAGCGGGACGTGGAGGCCCAGAAGGAGGCTGCTGCGCGGGCCCAGGGGAGGTACGAGGAGCGCTGCCGGGAGGTGGCCGAGGCCCAAGAACAGCTCCAGGCCGAGCGCCTCAGCAGGAGACACAGAGTCAGCGAGGAGAGGAAGTGCTTGGCTGACAGGATGAGGTCCGAGCGGGACAGCATGGACGCCAGGTTGGAAGACGAGAGGAAGAGGTCTGCTGAGCTTCTGCTGCAG GTGAATCTACTCCAGAAATCTCAGTTAAATCAAaatgaggagcagaggagagttgCTGTACTGGAACAGCAG CTGTCTGCCAAAGACTTTGAGAACGAGAAACTCGATCGGCACAGTTTACAGCATCAGTTGCACAAGGTCCTGAAAGAGCTGCGCAAGGCTCGGGACCAAATCACGAGACTGGAATCCAGCCATCAA CAGAGCGAGTCTCGTTTCTCTGAGCCAAGTTCTTACAACAAGCTGGAGTTTGATAGGCTGTCCATTGAGGATCCCATCCCCACCTCGCCCTCCAAAAGCCTTCTGGACGAGAGTTTCCTGGAGTGTCCAAAGTGTAGAGCCCCATACGCCACCAGTCAACACAGAGAACTGCTGGCCCACCTCGACTACTGTTTCACTTGA
- the LOC139367994 gene encoding centrosomal protein of 55 kDa-like isoform X1 gives MASKSTKDIIVNKLGFKSSGSKQADMEMDRLRKENNHLKKMMDEISKRTARPPDLDKSKLLEKILSLETLRERNTQQLLAKDKEVETLRQQLSSSGGEVVASLQSQLDQGRREAEHREKLFQSLSEETGNLKNNLVAVSARCQELEEQFPDFQNGRVPTGEVAVVQDHLRDALEKNQQWMVYDQQREAYVKAVLARTLELEQQLNQANQALQQQHKEGDSAAPEKSSPQLQEYYDKLLLQAKRDVEAQKEAAARAQGRYEERCREVAEAQEQLQAERLSRRHRVSEERKCLADRMRSERDSMDARLEDERKRSAELLLQVNLLQKSQLNQNEEQRRVAVLEQQIQLSAKDFENEKLDRHSLQHQLHKVLKELRKARDQITRLESSHQQSESRFSEPSSYNKLEFDRLSIEDPIPTSPSKSLLDESFLECPKCRAPYATSQHRELLAHLDYCFT, from the exons ATGGCATCAAAAAGCACCAAGGATATCATTGTCAACAAGTTAGGCTTTAAATCCAGTGGCTCAAAGCAAGCAGACATGGAAATGGACAGACTCAGGAAGGAAAATAATCACCTGAAGAAGATGATGgatgaaatatcaaaacgaacggCGAGGCCACCAGACTTGGACAAGAGCAAACTGCTAGAG AAAATTCTGTCTCTGGAGACATTAAGGGAGAGGAACACTCAGCAGCTGCTGGCAAAGGACAAGGAGGTGGAGACTCTGAGACAACAGCTGAGTTCCAGTGGGGGAGAGGTGGTGGCATCGCTCCAGTCTCAGCTGgaccaggggaggagagaggcagagcacaGAGAGAAACTCTTCCAGTCCCTCTCGGAGGAGACGGGGAACCTGAAGAACAACTTGGTGGCAGTGTCTGCAAGATGTCAGGAACTGGAAGAACAGTTTCCTGATTTCCAG AATGGCAGGGTCCCCACCGGTGAGGTTGCAGTAGTTCAGGATCACCTGAGAGAT GCTTTGGAGAAGAACCAACAGTGGATGGTTTATGACCAGCAGCGAGAGGCCTATGTCAAGGCAGTCCTGGCCAGAACCCTTGAGTTGGAGCAGCAACTAAATCAAGCCAACCAAGCtctccaacaacaacacaaagaaggCGATTCAGCCG CACCTGAGAAGTCTTCCCCCCAGCTGCAGGAGTACTACGACAAGCTTCTGCTGCAGGCCAAGCGGGACGTGGAGGCCCAGAAGGAGGCTGCTGCGCGGGCCCAGGGGAGGTACGAGGAGCGCTGCCGGGAGGTGGCCGAGGCCCAAGAACAGCTCCAGGCCGAGCGCCTCAGCAGGAGACACAGAGTCAGCGAGGAGAGGAAGTGCTTGGCTGACAGGATGAGGTCCGAGCGGGACAGCATGGACGCCAGGTTGGAAGACGAGAGGAAGAGGTCTGCTGAGCTTCTGCTGCAG GTGAATCTACTCCAGAAATCTCAGTTAAATCAAaatgaggagcagaggagagttgCTGTACTGGAACAGCAG ATCCAGCTGTCTGCCAAAGACTTTGAGAACGAGAAACTCGATCGGCACAGTTTACAGCATCAGTTGCACAAGGTCCTGAAAGAGCTGCGCAAGGCTCGGGACCAAATCACGAGACTGGAATCCAGCCATCAA CAGAGCGAGTCTCGTTTCTCTGAGCCAAGTTCTTACAACAAGCTGGAGTTTGATAGGCTGTCCATTGAGGATCCCATCCCCACCTCGCCCTCCAAAAGCCTTCTGGACGAGAGTTTCCTGGAGTGTCCAAAGTGTAGAGCCCCATACGCCACCAGTCAACACAGAGAACTGCTGGCCCACCTCGACTACTGTTTCACTTGA